The Vibrio astriarenae genome contains a region encoding:
- the nifK gene encoding nitrogenase molybdenum-iron protein subunit beta, giving the protein MTQKVDDIKPGFPLFNDEDYQSMLAEKRSNFEELASPEKVKEVFDWTTSEEYAKLNFERKHITIDPAKACQPLGSVLCGLGFENTLPYVHGSQGCVAYFRTYFNRHFKEPVACVSDSMTEDAAVFGGQDNIFYGLQNAYALYKPEVIAVSTTCMAEVIGDDLNAFIGNAKDKGFIPADVPTPFAHTPSFVGSHLNGWDAMFEGMLRYFTLADKGEYKVASENKLNIVPGFETYLGNYRVIKRMLDQMGVDYSVLCDPSEVLDTPADGEYRMYAGGTPISEVKSAPNAKATLFLQPEHSVKSRKFINTTWEQETPDTKIPMGLDWTDEFVMKVSELTGQPIPDEIAKERGRLVDMMTDSHTWLHGVSISLYGDPDYLLGMVKFLTELGCDIKHVLCHNANKRWRKKMEALCAESPYSANAQVFVGKDLWHFRSLMFTEKPDLMIGNSYGKFIERDTLAKGAEFEVPLVRIGFPIFDRHHLHRETTLGYEGGMYILKTLVNEILTKLDRDTNKLGLTDYGFDLVR; this is encoded by the coding sequence ATGACTCAAAAAGTTGATGATATCAAACCAGGTTTCCCGTTATTTAATGACGAGGATTACCAAAGCATGCTAGCTGAGAAGCGCTCTAATTTTGAGGAGCTTGCTAGCCCGGAAAAAGTAAAGGAAGTGTTCGACTGGACAACTTCTGAAGAGTACGCAAAGTTAAACTTTGAACGCAAACACATCACCATCGACCCAGCAAAAGCGTGTCAGCCATTAGGCAGTGTGTTGTGTGGTTTGGGTTTCGAAAATACTTTGCCTTATGTCCATGGTTCTCAGGGGTGCGTTGCCTATTTTAGAACCTATTTCAATCGCCATTTCAAAGAGCCTGTAGCCTGTGTGTCTGACTCCATGACAGAGGATGCAGCGGTTTTCGGTGGTCAAGACAATATCTTCTATGGTCTGCAAAATGCGTATGCACTGTATAAACCAGAGGTGATTGCCGTTTCTACCACCTGTATGGCAGAAGTCATCGGTGATGATTTGAATGCATTTATCGGTAACGCAAAGGATAAAGGTTTTATTCCAGCGGATGTGCCAACCCCATTTGCCCACACACCGAGTTTTGTGGGCAGTCACCTAAATGGTTGGGACGCGATGTTCGAAGGCATGCTTCGCTACTTTACGTTGGCTGACAAAGGCGAATACAAAGTCGCGAGCGAGAATAAACTGAATATTGTTCCGGGTTTTGAAACGTATTTGGGTAACTATCGAGTTATCAAGCGCATGCTCGATCAAATGGGCGTAGATTACTCTGTATTGTGTGACCCTTCAGAAGTGCTAGATACACCAGCAGACGGGGAATATCGCATGTACGCTGGTGGTACTCCAATCAGTGAGGTTAAGTCAGCGCCTAATGCGAAGGCCACACTGTTCTTGCAACCAGAGCACTCAGTGAAGAGTCGTAAATTCATCAACACTACATGGGAGCAGGAAACCCCTGATACCAAGATCCCAATGGGTCTCGATTGGACTGACGAATTTGTCATGAAGGTGTCTGAGCTAACCGGTCAGCCGATCCCCGATGAGATTGCCAAAGAGCGCGGTCGTCTGGTGGATATGATGACAGATTCTCATACTTGGCTGCATGGCGTTTCAATCTCACTTTACGGTGATCCAGACTACTTGCTAGGCATGGTGAAGTTCCTGACGGAGCTGGGCTGTGATATCAAACACGTGCTTTGTCACAATGCGAACAAACGCTGGCGTAAGAAGATGGAAGCGCTATGTGCAGAGTCTCCTTATTCTGCCAATGCACAAGTGTTTGTTGGTAAGGACTTATGGCATTTCCGTTCACTGATGTTTACTGAGAAACCCGATCTCATGATTGGTAACTCTTACGGCAAGTTTATTGAACGCGACACACTCGCCAAAGGTGCAGAGTTTGAGGTGCCGTTAGTTCGAATCGGCTTCCCAATCTTTGACCGTCACCATTTACACAGAGAGACCACTCTTGGCTATGAAGGTGGCATGTATATCTTGAAAACACTCGTGAATGAAATCCTCACGAAGTTGGATAGAGACACCAATAAACTTGGTTTGACTGACTACGGCTTCGACCTCGTCCGCTAG
- the nifT gene encoding putative nitrogen fixation protein NifT: protein MANVMIQYTEQGELSLYLAKKDLEEVITQIEFDEEEKWGGELTLANGAIYYVEPYGVKPKLPISVRAKRLQAA from the coding sequence ATGGCAAATGTCATGATTCAATATACCGAGCAAGGTGAACTGTCCCTCTACCTTGCCAAAAAGGATTTAGAAGAAGTCATCACTCAAATCGAGTTTGATGAAGAGGAAAAGTGGGGAGGGGAACTGACCTTGGCCAACGGCGCGATCTATTACGTTGAGCCGTATGGAGTGAAGCCCAAGCTCCCAATAAGTGTGCGCGCCAAGCGCTTACAAGCTGCATAG
- a CDS encoding NifB/NifX family molybdenum-iron cluster-binding protein, giving the protein MASISEALSQSVAQKLAHAMLALNYHQPTKLIELLNANLSGKVSEEALNTITPKRWRAMASKLEGNFTRNQLDSAYTELTRVGDREAPPSPQQDNLEGQPIYVGITSNNGEEIDGHFGSCLRILIYKVTDLGFVLKEVREVDSDAKGEERAQYLVSLIDDCHILFTLSIGGPAAAKVTRAKVHPIKVKSPEKVSERLGELSDKLKVGYPRWIKSA; this is encoded by the coding sequence ATGGCATCAATATCCGAAGCGCTGTCTCAATCGGTAGCACAAAAGCTCGCCCATGCGATGCTTGCGCTTAACTATCATCAGCCAACAAAGCTCATTGAGCTGCTTAATGCCAACCTAAGCGGTAAGGTGTCTGAGGAAGCCTTGAATACCATTACGCCAAAACGCTGGCGAGCTATGGCGAGTAAACTGGAAGGCAATTTCACACGCAATCAGCTTGATTCCGCCTATACAGAGTTGACTCGAGTGGGAGACCGAGAAGCGCCCCCTTCGCCGCAACAAGATAACTTGGAAGGACAGCCTATTTATGTCGGTATCACCTCCAATAATGGCGAAGAAATTGACGGTCACTTTGGCTCATGTTTACGAATCTTGATCTATAAAGTGACGGATCTTGGCTTTGTACTAAAGGAGGTTCGAGAAGTAGACAGTGATGCAAAAGGTGAAGAGCGAGCGCAATATTTGGTCTCATTAATTGATGACTGTCATATCCTCTTTACCCTCTCCATTGGTGGCCCAGCGGCTGCAAAAGTCACCAGAGCAAAAGTACACCCCATTAAAGTGAAGTCACCAGAAAAGGTCAGTGAACGATTAGGTGAGTTGAGTGATAAGTTGAAAGTAGGCTACCCGCGATGGATAAAGTCTGCCTAA